The window CGCACTTATGAACAAGGAGGTGAAGCATGGCAGTAGCAGTTTTAATTCCTACTGTGCTTCGGAAACACACTGCGGGAAAGGATCAGGTCGCTGCGCAGGGTGCAAGCGTGCGAGAAATTTTGCGTGACCTGGAAACACAGTTCCGGGGTTTCACTCAAAATCTGTATGCAGAAGATGGAGACCTGAAACCATTCATCAATATTTACGTGAATGAAGAAGACATCCGGTTTCTTCAGGATCTGGATACGCCCGTTCAATCCAATGATACGGTCACGATTCTTCCCGCAATTGCTGGCGGCTAAGTAATTGAAGGAGGTAGAACATGAGCATTACGGCAAAAGGTTTGCTTGCAAATTTGCGCGGTCAGATTGAAGAACTATCGCCTGAAGAAGTTCAATCAAAAATAAACAAGGGAGCCAGGGTGATCGACGTCAGGGAAGCGGATGAGTTCAGGCAAGGCCATCTCCCCGGCGCAGCTTTTATTCCGCGTGGATTCCTGGAATTACGGATAGAAGAGGCTGTGCCGGACCGCGATCAGGAAGTCATCCTTTATTGCGCCGGCGGAAGCCGCTCCTTATTTGCAGCTCACAATCTGCAAGAGCTTGGCTACAGGAATGTCAGATCCA of the bacterium genome contains:
- a CDS encoding MoaD/ThiS family protein → MAVAVLIPTVLRKHTAGKDQVAAQGASVREILRDLETQFRGFTQNLYAEDGDLKPFINIYVNEEDIRFLQDLDTPVQSNDTVTILPAIAGG